A DNA window from Camelina sativa cultivar DH55 chromosome 13, Cs, whole genome shotgun sequence contains the following coding sequences:
- the LOC104736815 gene encoding protein ECERIFERUM 26-like: MGIVQENRVEVKSMLTAVSSKPSRSGRVHPFTTLDNAMSRHTLHVIVYYPRSPFGSFDLDSVRISLSELLSMYPPVVGRVAKTPDGILEVKCNDAGLRTLKAKVCVGIDEWLRSADGHDESDLTAWEDMPEDPSTWAPFRLQINEFEGGGVAIGLSCPHRQADATTLTVLLKSWTEAQRRRCLVHPPSFSPLPSILTDDTDAVKPNSASISEPISTKTATATFRFSSSAFKKYVEEEGIFPKASPLDVFAALFWTRVALVKRKSHDRVCMCVDFRRLLPNPLPYGFFGNALNFSSLEMTNVADQGIVHVARLINDHVTNLTVEKIRSDLNRVGEQELMYGRDLTIVNMEHMIVEGDPMMYDAVFEDGVRPVHVSYRIGNVGGEGVIMVMPSPEKGFGRVVSVTLPEEEMSKLLVDQEILRFEPKIILSGVK, translated from the exons GGGTCGAAGTCAAGTCAATGCTAACTGCGGTATCCAGCAAGCCATCTAGATCTGGTCGGGTACACCCGTTTACCACTTTAGACAACGCCATGAGTCGACACACTCTCCACGTCATCGTTTACTACCCTCGTAGTCCATTCGGGTCCTTTGACCTCGACTCCGTCCGGATCTCGTTGTCTGAGCTCCTCTCTATGTACCCGCCTGTTGTTGGTCGGGTCGCTAAAACCCCGGACGGGATCTTGGAGGTGAAGTGTAACGACGCCGGACTGCGAACCTTGAAAGCCAAAGTCTGTGTTGGTATTGATGAATGGCTAAGATCAGCCGATGGACATGATGAAAGTGATTTAACGGCTTGGGAAGATATGCCAGAAGATCCGAGTACTTGGGCACCGTTTCGTCTACAG ATAAACGAATTTGAAGGGGGAGGAGTAGCAATAGGCCTAAGCTGCCCACACAGGCAAGCAGACGCAACAACACTTACTGTTCTCTTAAAATCATGGACAGAAGCCCAACGCCGTCGATGTCTCGTCCATCCTCCGTCCTTCTCACCACTACCCTCCATCTTAACTGATGATACTGACGCCGTTAAACCCAACAGTGCGTCCATTTCTGAGCCCATTTCAACAAAAACAGCCACCGCAACGTTTCGTTTCTCTAGCTCCGCCTTCAAGAAATATGTCGAAGAAGAGGGTATATTCCCCAAAGCCTCACCGTTAGATGTGTTTGCCGCTCTTTTCTGGACACGTGTCGCTCTAGTAAAGCGCAAGAGCCATGATCGAGTGTGTATGTGTGTGGACTTCAGGAGGCTTTTGCCTAATCCACTTCCTTATGGCTTCTTCGGAAACGCTTTAAACTTTTCGTCTCTAGAGATGACTAACGTGGCTGATCAGGGGATTGTACATGTTGCACGTTTGATAAACGACCACGTGACGAACCTAACCGTGGAGAAAATCAGGTCTGATCTAAACCGGGTTGGGGAACAAGAGCTGATGTACGGTAGAGATTTGACGATTGTGAATATGGAGCATATGATCGTTGAAGGAGACCCGATGATGTACGACGCTGTGTTTGAGGACGGTGTTAGGCCTGTGCATGTAAGTTACCGGATCGGAAACGTTGGTGGAGAAGGGGTGATTATGGTGATGCCGTCCCCGGAGAAAGGGTTTGGGAGGGTTGTATCGGTTACTTTACCGGAGGAGGAGATGTCGAAGTTACTTGTGGATCAAGAAATCCTTCGATTTGAGCCCAAGATTATTCTAAGTGGTGTGAAGTAA